Proteins encoded in a region of the Panthera uncia isolate 11264 chromosome B2 unlocalized genomic scaffold, Puncia_PCG_1.0 HiC_scaffold_24, whole genome shotgun sequence genome:
- the LOC125938400 gene encoding HLA class II histocompatibility antigen, DR alpha chain — protein MAVSRAPVLGFFIMALLMGPQESLAIKEEHVIIQAEFYMKPDSSGEFMFDFDGDEIFHVDMEKKETVWRLEEFGRFASFEAQGALANIAVDKANLDILIKRSNNTPNTNEPPEVTVLSNSPVELGEPNILICFIDKFSPPVINVTWLRNGKPVTTGVSETVFLPREDHLFRKFHYLPFLPSVEDVYDCKVEHWGLDEPLLKHWEFDAPTPLPETTENVVCALGLIVGLVGIIVGTIFIIKGMRKVNAGERRGPL, from the exons ATGGCTGTAAGTAGAGCCCCAGTGCTAGGATTTTTCATCATGGCTTTACTGATGGGTCCTCAAGAATCATTGGCTATCAAAG aagagcatgtgatcATCCAGGCTGAGTTCTATATGAAGCCTGACTCATCAGGCGAGTTTATGTTTGACTTTGATGGTGATGAGATTTTCCACGTGGATATGGAAAAGAAGGAGACAGTGTGGCGGCTTGAAGAATTTGGACGTTTTGCCAGCTTTGAGGCCCAGGGTGCACTGGCCAATATAGCTGTGGACAAAGCTAACCTGGACATCTTGATAAAGCGCTCCAACAACACCCCAAACACCAATG AACCTCCCGAGGTGACTGTGCTCTCAAACAGCCCTGTGGAACTGGGAGAGCCCAACATCCTCATCTGTTTCATCGACAAGTTCTCCCCACCAGTGATCAATGTCACGTGGCTTCGAAATGGAAAGCCTGTCACCACAGGAGTGTCAGAGACCGTCTTCCTGCCCCGGGAAGACCACCTTTTCCGCAAGTTCCACTATCTCCCTTTCCTACCCTCGGTGGAGGATGTCTATGACTGCAAGGTGGAGCACTGGGGTTTGGATGAGCCTCTTCTCAAGCACTGGG AGTTTGATGCACCAACCCCCCTCCCAGAGACAACAGAGAATGTGGTGTGTGCCCTGGGCCTGATCGTGGGTCTGGTGGGCATCATTGTTGGAACCATCTTCATCATCAAGGGCATGCGCAAGGTCAATGCTGGTGAACGCAGAGGGCCTCTGTGA